In the Malus domestica chromosome 16, GDT2T_hap1 genome, one interval contains:
- the LOC103403045 gene encoding alpha-glucan water dikinase, chloroplastic-like isoform X2: MSNSVGHNLLNQSLFQSKINSSGIPANTLFQAKSVHQVTAQARKSPISKKFCGNTLNVQKPKLAMGSCRPITAIPLAVLTTDPPSNQLAGKFNLDGNIEMQVYVNPSTPGSATQVDICVAYSGDSLTLHWGGIKDRKEKWVLPSRHPDGTKVYKNKALRTPFVNSGSNSLLQIEIDEPTIQAIEFLLVDESQNRWFKNNGDNFHVKLPAKEKLISNASVPEELVQIQAYLRWERKGKQMYTPEQEKVEYEAARTELLEEVARGTSIQELQARLTKKNDGGKLEEPSGSDTKAAKKSESKKVRTERIQRKTRDLTRIINKHATKPVDEAKFVDEKHPTKPKPLTAVELFAKEKEERDGGSVLRKNIFKINDKELLVLVTKPAGKTKVHLATDFKEPLALHWALSASKAGEWSEPPASTHPQGSVALNGAVETQFRPSFTDSTYEVQSIEIEIEGESFKGMPFVLNASGNWMKNQGSDFYIDFGVERKKAQKDTGDGKGTAKALLDKIADQESEAQKSFMHRFNIAADLVNQAKDAGELGLAGILVWMRFMATRQLIWNKNYNVKPREISKAQDRLTDLLQNVYANYPQYRELLRMILSTVGRGGEGDVGQRIRDEILVIQRKNNCKGGMMEEWHQKLHNNTSPDDVVICQALIDYIKNDFDIGVYWKTLNENGITKERLLSYDRAIRNEPNFRSDQKDGLLRDLGHYMRTLKAVHSGADLESAIQNCMGYKDEGQGFMVGVQINPISGLPSEVPDLLRFVLEHVEDKNVEVLIEGLLEARQALWPLLSKPHDRLRDLLFLDIALDSTVRTAIERGYEELNNAGPEKIMYFISLVLENLALSSDNNEDLIYCLKGWDQAQNMLKSKSNDWALYSKSILDRTRLALANKAESYLRILQPSAEYLGAQLGVDQWAVNIFTEEIIRAGSAASLSSLLNRLDPVLRKTANMGSWQVISPVEVVGYVVYVDELLTVQNKVYSKPTILVAKSVKGEEEIPDGTVAVLTPDMPDVLSHVSVRARNSKVCFATCFDPNILADLQASEGKLLRLKPTPADIVYSEVNEGELDAGSTDSKEDTPSLTLVKKKFTGRYAISSDEFTSEMVGAKSRNMAYVKGKLPSWVGIPTSVALPFGSFEKVLSEDSNKAVAEKLETLKKKLKDGDFDSLKKIRETVLQLAAPHQLVQELKTTMKGSGMPWPGDEGEQRWEQAWTAIKKVWASKWNERAYFSTRKVKLDHDYLCMAVLVQEIINADYAFVIHTTNPSSGDSSEIYAEVVKGLGETLVGAYPGRALSFISKKNDLDSPQVLGYPSKPIGLFIKRSIIFRSDSNGEDLEGYAGAGLYDSVPMDEEEKVVVDYSSDPLMVDGNFRKTILSSIARAGSAIEELYGSPQDIEGVIRDGKLYVVQTRPQM; this comes from the exons ATGAGCAATTCCGTAGGCCATAACTTGCTCAATCAGAGCTTGTTTCAAAGCAAGATAAATTCTTCTGGTATTCCTGCCAACACATTGTTTCAAGCTAAGAGCGTCCACCAAGTGACAGCTCAGGCGCGAAAATCACCCATATCCAAGAAATTCTGTGGGAACACTTTGAACGTTCAGAAACCAAAGTTAGCCATGGGGTCATGCCGCCCCATTACAGCTATTCCTCTTGCCGTATTAACCACTGATCCGCCTTCCAAT CAGCTTGCTGGGAAATTCAATCTCGATGGGAATATTGAAATGCAG GTTTATGTGAATCCTTCCACACCGGGATCTGCCACTCAAGTAGATATCTGTGTAGCATATAGCGGTGACTCTTTGACTCTTCACTGGGGTGGGATAAAAGATAGAAAAGA AAAATGGGTGCTTCCATCTCGTCACCCAGATGGAACCAAAGTATATAAGAACAAAGCTCTTAGAACACCTTTTGTGAAT TCCGGCTCCAATTCCTTGCTTCAAATTGAGATTGATGAGCCTACAATACAAGCAATCGAATTTCTTTTAGTTGATGAAAGCCAGAACAGATG GTTTAAGAACAATGGTGATAACTTTCATGTTAAGTTACCTGCAAAAGAGAAGTTGATATCCAATGCTTCAGTTCCTGAAGAGCTTGTACAAATTCAAGCATATTTGAGGTGGGAAAGAAAGGGTAAACAGATGtatacaccagagcaagaaaaG GTGGAGTACGAAGCAGCCCGAACTGAGTTATTGGAGGAAGTAGCTAGGGGTACTTCCATACAAGAGCTCCAAGCAAGGTTGACTAAGAAAAATGATGGTGGTAAGCTTGAAGAGCCATCTGGTTCTGATACAAAGGCTGCAAAAAAATCTGAAAGCAAAAAGGTTAGAACCGAGAGAATTCAACGCAAGACGAGGGACTTAACGCGGATTATCAACAAACATGCTACTAAACCTGTTGATGAAGCTAAATTTGTAGATGAGAAACATccaaccaaaccaaaacccttgacagcagttgagctTTTCGCCAAGGAAAAGGAAGAACGGGATGGAGGTTCTGTTCTGAGGAAAAACATCTTCAAGATCAATGATAAGGAACTTCTG GTACTTGTAACCAAGCCTGCTGGGAAGACAAAGGTTCATCTGGCAACAGATTTCAAAGAGCCACTTGCCCTTCACTGGGCTTTATCTGCAAGCAAGGCTGGAGAGTGGTCG GAACCACCTGCAAGTACACATCCCCAGGGTTCAGTTGCTCTAAATGGGGCTGTTGAAACACAATTTAGACCAAGTTTCACTGACTCTACTTATGAG GTTCAATCTATAGAAATAGAAATTGAAGGAGAGAGTTTTAAAGGAATGCCGTTTGTCCTTAATGCTTCTGGGAACTGGATGAAGAATCAAGGCTCCGATTTCTACATTGACTTTGGTGTCGAACGCAAGAAAGCTCAGAAG GATACTGGTGATGGCAAGGGTACTGCAAAGGCTTTGTTGGATAAAATAGCCGACCAGGAGAGTGAGGCACAGAAATCCTTTATGCATCG ATTTAACATTGCAGCAGACTTGGTCAATCAAGCAAAAGATGCTGGTGAATTAGGTCTTGCAGGTATATTGGTGTGGATGAGGTTTATGGCTACGAGGCAGCTCATTTGGAATAAAAATTACAATGTGAAACCACG TGAGATTAGTAAAGCACAGGACAGGCTCACGGACTTGCTCCAAAATGTTTATGCAAATTATCCACAGTATCGCGAACTTCTACGGATGATCTTGTCTACCGTTGGCCGTGGAGGAGAAGGGGATGTGGGACAGCGAATTCGAGATGAGATCCTTGTTATCCAG AGAAAGAATAATTGCAAAGGTGGAATGATGGAGGAATGGCATCAAAAGTTGCATAATAACACAAGTCCAGATGATGTTGTTATTTGTCAG GCATTAATAGATTACATAAAAAATGACTTTGACATTGGTGTTTACTGGAAAACTTTGAATGAGAATGGAATCACAAAAGAACGTCTCCTGAGCTACGATCGTGCAATCCGTAATGAACCAAATTTCAGGAGTGATCAGAAAGATGGTCTACTGCGTGATCTGGGGCACTACATGAGAACTTTGAAG GCTGTTCATTCAGGTGCAGATCTTGAGTCTGCCATTCAAAATTGTATGGGCTACAAAGATGAG GGTCAAGGATTCATGGTTGGAGTACAAATAAATCCTATATCTGGCTTGCCATCTGAAGTTCCA GACCTCCTGCGATTTGTACTAGAACATGTTGAGGACAAGAATGTGGAAGTCCTTATTGAG gGTTTGCTTGAGGCGCGCCAGGCGCTTTGGCCATTGCTCTCTAAGCCTCATGATCGTCTGAGGGATCTTTTATTTTTAGACATTGCCCTGGATTCTACTGTTAGGACCGCAATTGAGAGGGGATATGAAGAACTGAATAATGCTGGACCAGAG AAAATTATGTACTTCATCTCTTTGGTTCTAGAAAACCTGGCCCTATCATCAGACAATAACGAAGATCTCATTTACTGTTTGAAG GGATGGGATCAGGCTCAAAACATGttaaaaagtaaaagcaatgaCTGGGCATTATATTCAAAATCAATCCTAGACAGAACCCGCCTTGCACTTGCAAACAAGGCAGAATCGTATCTCAGAATCTTACAGCCATCAGCAGAATACCTCGGAGCACAGCTTGGAGTGGACCAATGGGCT GTGAACATATTTACTGAAGAAATAATCCGTGCTGGATCAGCTGCATCTTTATCCTCACTCCTGAATCGGCTTGATCCGGTTCTTCGAAAGACTGCTAATATGGGAAG TTGGCAGGTTATCAGCCCAGTTGAAGTGGTTGGATATGTCGTCTATGTGGATGAATTGCTCACTGTTCAGAATAAAGTTTACAGCAAGCCCACAATTTTGGTGGCAAAAAGTGTAAAAGGCGAGGAAGAAATTCCAGATGGCACTGTTGCTGTTCTGACACCAGATATGCCAGACGTCCTATCTCATGTCTCTGTCCGAGCAAGAAATAGCAAG GTTTGTTTTGCGACATGCTTTGACCCCAATATTCTGGCTGACCTCCAAGCTAGTGAGGGGAAATTATTACGTCTAAAGCCAACACCTGCTGATATAGTTTATAG TGAGGTCAATGAGGGTGAGCTAGATGCAGGTTCAACTGATTCAAAAGAAGACACTCCATCTCTGACATTGGTCAAGAAAAAATTTACCGGTAGATATGCCATATCATCTGATGAGTTCACAAGCGAAATG GTTGGAGCTAAATCACGTAATATGGCTTATGTAAAAGGAAAACTTCCATCTTGGGTTGGAATTCCTACATCGGTTGCCCTACCATTTGGATCATTTGAGAAGGTTCTTTCAGAAGATTCAAACAAG GCAGTGGCTGAAAAGTTGGAAACTCTAAAGAAAAAGTTGAAAGACGGAGATTTTGATTCGCTCAAGAAGATTCGGGAAACAGTTTTACAGCTGGCAGCACCACACCAGTTG GTGCAAGAGCTGAAGACTACAATGAAGGGGTCAGGGATGCCTTGGCCTGGTGATGAAGGTGAACAACGGTGGGAACAAGCATGGACGGCTATAAAAAAG GTCTGGGCTTCAAAGTGGAACGAGAGAGCGTACTTCAGCACGAGAAAAGTGAAATTAGATCACGACTATCTTTGCATGGCTGTCCTTGTTCAGGAAATCATAAACGCTGACTATGCATTTGTTATTCACACAACTAACCCATCTTCAGGAGACTCATCAGAGATATATGCTGAG GTTGTTAAGGGGCTTGGAGAAACCCTAGTTGGAGCTTATCCTGGACGTGCTCTAAGTTTTATTAGCAAAAAGAATGATCTGGACTCTCCTCAG GTGTTAGGATACCCTAGCAAACCGATTGGCCTCTTTATAAAACGGTCTATAATCTTTCGATCCGATTCCAATGGTGAAGATCTCGAAGGTTATGCTGGTGCAGGTCTTTACGACAG TGTACCCATGGATGAGGAAGAGAAAGTCGTGGTTGACTACTCATCTGACCCGCTGATGGTTGACGGAAACTTCCGCAAGACAATCCTCTCTAGCATTGCTCGTGCAGGGAGCGCAATCGAGGAACTGTATGGATCTCCACAAGACATTGAAGGTGTGATCAGGGACGGTAAACTCTATGTTGTCCAGACAAGACCCCAAATGTGA
- the LOC103403045 gene encoding alpha-glucan water dikinase, chloroplastic-like isoform X1, with amino-acid sequence MSNSVGHNLLNQSLFQSKINSSGIPANTLFQAKSVHQVTAQARKSPISKKFCGNTLNVQKPKLAMGSCRPITAIPLAVLTTDPPSNQQLAGKFNLDGNIEMQVYVNPSTPGSATQVDICVAYSGDSLTLHWGGIKDRKEKWVLPSRHPDGTKVYKNKALRTPFVNSGSNSLLQIEIDEPTIQAIEFLLVDESQNRWFKNNGDNFHVKLPAKEKLISNASVPEELVQIQAYLRWERKGKQMYTPEQEKVEYEAARTELLEEVARGTSIQELQARLTKKNDGGKLEEPSGSDTKAAKKSESKKVRTERIQRKTRDLTRIINKHATKPVDEAKFVDEKHPTKPKPLTAVELFAKEKEERDGGSVLRKNIFKINDKELLVLVTKPAGKTKVHLATDFKEPLALHWALSASKAGEWSEPPASTHPQGSVALNGAVETQFRPSFTDSTYEVQSIEIEIEGESFKGMPFVLNASGNWMKNQGSDFYIDFGVERKKAQKDTGDGKGTAKALLDKIADQESEAQKSFMHRFNIAADLVNQAKDAGELGLAGILVWMRFMATRQLIWNKNYNVKPREISKAQDRLTDLLQNVYANYPQYRELLRMILSTVGRGGEGDVGQRIRDEILVIQRKNNCKGGMMEEWHQKLHNNTSPDDVVICQALIDYIKNDFDIGVYWKTLNENGITKERLLSYDRAIRNEPNFRSDQKDGLLRDLGHYMRTLKAVHSGADLESAIQNCMGYKDEGQGFMVGVQINPISGLPSEVPDLLRFVLEHVEDKNVEVLIEGLLEARQALWPLLSKPHDRLRDLLFLDIALDSTVRTAIERGYEELNNAGPEKIMYFISLVLENLALSSDNNEDLIYCLKGWDQAQNMLKSKSNDWALYSKSILDRTRLALANKAESYLRILQPSAEYLGAQLGVDQWAVNIFTEEIIRAGSAASLSSLLNRLDPVLRKTANMGSWQVISPVEVVGYVVYVDELLTVQNKVYSKPTILVAKSVKGEEEIPDGTVAVLTPDMPDVLSHVSVRARNSKVCFATCFDPNILADLQASEGKLLRLKPTPADIVYSEVNEGELDAGSTDSKEDTPSLTLVKKKFTGRYAISSDEFTSEMVGAKSRNMAYVKGKLPSWVGIPTSVALPFGSFEKVLSEDSNKAVAEKLETLKKKLKDGDFDSLKKIRETVLQLAAPHQLVQELKTTMKGSGMPWPGDEGEQRWEQAWTAIKKVWASKWNERAYFSTRKVKLDHDYLCMAVLVQEIINADYAFVIHTTNPSSGDSSEIYAEVVKGLGETLVGAYPGRALSFISKKNDLDSPQVLGYPSKPIGLFIKRSIIFRSDSNGEDLEGYAGAGLYDSVPMDEEEKVVVDYSSDPLMVDGNFRKTILSSIARAGSAIEELYGSPQDIEGVIRDGKLYVVQTRPQM; translated from the exons ATGAGCAATTCCGTAGGCCATAACTTGCTCAATCAGAGCTTGTTTCAAAGCAAGATAAATTCTTCTGGTATTCCTGCCAACACATTGTTTCAAGCTAAGAGCGTCCACCAAGTGACAGCTCAGGCGCGAAAATCACCCATATCCAAGAAATTCTGTGGGAACACTTTGAACGTTCAGAAACCAAAGTTAGCCATGGGGTCATGCCGCCCCATTACAGCTATTCCTCTTGCCGTATTAACCACTGATCCGCCTTCCAAT CAGCAGCTTGCTGGGAAATTCAATCTCGATGGGAATATTGAAATGCAG GTTTATGTGAATCCTTCCACACCGGGATCTGCCACTCAAGTAGATATCTGTGTAGCATATAGCGGTGACTCTTTGACTCTTCACTGGGGTGGGATAAAAGATAGAAAAGA AAAATGGGTGCTTCCATCTCGTCACCCAGATGGAACCAAAGTATATAAGAACAAAGCTCTTAGAACACCTTTTGTGAAT TCCGGCTCCAATTCCTTGCTTCAAATTGAGATTGATGAGCCTACAATACAAGCAATCGAATTTCTTTTAGTTGATGAAAGCCAGAACAGATG GTTTAAGAACAATGGTGATAACTTTCATGTTAAGTTACCTGCAAAAGAGAAGTTGATATCCAATGCTTCAGTTCCTGAAGAGCTTGTACAAATTCAAGCATATTTGAGGTGGGAAAGAAAGGGTAAACAGATGtatacaccagagcaagaaaaG GTGGAGTACGAAGCAGCCCGAACTGAGTTATTGGAGGAAGTAGCTAGGGGTACTTCCATACAAGAGCTCCAAGCAAGGTTGACTAAGAAAAATGATGGTGGTAAGCTTGAAGAGCCATCTGGTTCTGATACAAAGGCTGCAAAAAAATCTGAAAGCAAAAAGGTTAGAACCGAGAGAATTCAACGCAAGACGAGGGACTTAACGCGGATTATCAACAAACATGCTACTAAACCTGTTGATGAAGCTAAATTTGTAGATGAGAAACATccaaccaaaccaaaacccttgacagcagttgagctTTTCGCCAAGGAAAAGGAAGAACGGGATGGAGGTTCTGTTCTGAGGAAAAACATCTTCAAGATCAATGATAAGGAACTTCTG GTACTTGTAACCAAGCCTGCTGGGAAGACAAAGGTTCATCTGGCAACAGATTTCAAAGAGCCACTTGCCCTTCACTGGGCTTTATCTGCAAGCAAGGCTGGAGAGTGGTCG GAACCACCTGCAAGTACACATCCCCAGGGTTCAGTTGCTCTAAATGGGGCTGTTGAAACACAATTTAGACCAAGTTTCACTGACTCTACTTATGAG GTTCAATCTATAGAAATAGAAATTGAAGGAGAGAGTTTTAAAGGAATGCCGTTTGTCCTTAATGCTTCTGGGAACTGGATGAAGAATCAAGGCTCCGATTTCTACATTGACTTTGGTGTCGAACGCAAGAAAGCTCAGAAG GATACTGGTGATGGCAAGGGTACTGCAAAGGCTTTGTTGGATAAAATAGCCGACCAGGAGAGTGAGGCACAGAAATCCTTTATGCATCG ATTTAACATTGCAGCAGACTTGGTCAATCAAGCAAAAGATGCTGGTGAATTAGGTCTTGCAGGTATATTGGTGTGGATGAGGTTTATGGCTACGAGGCAGCTCATTTGGAATAAAAATTACAATGTGAAACCACG TGAGATTAGTAAAGCACAGGACAGGCTCACGGACTTGCTCCAAAATGTTTATGCAAATTATCCACAGTATCGCGAACTTCTACGGATGATCTTGTCTACCGTTGGCCGTGGAGGAGAAGGGGATGTGGGACAGCGAATTCGAGATGAGATCCTTGTTATCCAG AGAAAGAATAATTGCAAAGGTGGAATGATGGAGGAATGGCATCAAAAGTTGCATAATAACACAAGTCCAGATGATGTTGTTATTTGTCAG GCATTAATAGATTACATAAAAAATGACTTTGACATTGGTGTTTACTGGAAAACTTTGAATGAGAATGGAATCACAAAAGAACGTCTCCTGAGCTACGATCGTGCAATCCGTAATGAACCAAATTTCAGGAGTGATCAGAAAGATGGTCTACTGCGTGATCTGGGGCACTACATGAGAACTTTGAAG GCTGTTCATTCAGGTGCAGATCTTGAGTCTGCCATTCAAAATTGTATGGGCTACAAAGATGAG GGTCAAGGATTCATGGTTGGAGTACAAATAAATCCTATATCTGGCTTGCCATCTGAAGTTCCA GACCTCCTGCGATTTGTACTAGAACATGTTGAGGACAAGAATGTGGAAGTCCTTATTGAG gGTTTGCTTGAGGCGCGCCAGGCGCTTTGGCCATTGCTCTCTAAGCCTCATGATCGTCTGAGGGATCTTTTATTTTTAGACATTGCCCTGGATTCTACTGTTAGGACCGCAATTGAGAGGGGATATGAAGAACTGAATAATGCTGGACCAGAG AAAATTATGTACTTCATCTCTTTGGTTCTAGAAAACCTGGCCCTATCATCAGACAATAACGAAGATCTCATTTACTGTTTGAAG GGATGGGATCAGGCTCAAAACATGttaaaaagtaaaagcaatgaCTGGGCATTATATTCAAAATCAATCCTAGACAGAACCCGCCTTGCACTTGCAAACAAGGCAGAATCGTATCTCAGAATCTTACAGCCATCAGCAGAATACCTCGGAGCACAGCTTGGAGTGGACCAATGGGCT GTGAACATATTTACTGAAGAAATAATCCGTGCTGGATCAGCTGCATCTTTATCCTCACTCCTGAATCGGCTTGATCCGGTTCTTCGAAAGACTGCTAATATGGGAAG TTGGCAGGTTATCAGCCCAGTTGAAGTGGTTGGATATGTCGTCTATGTGGATGAATTGCTCACTGTTCAGAATAAAGTTTACAGCAAGCCCACAATTTTGGTGGCAAAAAGTGTAAAAGGCGAGGAAGAAATTCCAGATGGCACTGTTGCTGTTCTGACACCAGATATGCCAGACGTCCTATCTCATGTCTCTGTCCGAGCAAGAAATAGCAAG GTTTGTTTTGCGACATGCTTTGACCCCAATATTCTGGCTGACCTCCAAGCTAGTGAGGGGAAATTATTACGTCTAAAGCCAACACCTGCTGATATAGTTTATAG TGAGGTCAATGAGGGTGAGCTAGATGCAGGTTCAACTGATTCAAAAGAAGACACTCCATCTCTGACATTGGTCAAGAAAAAATTTACCGGTAGATATGCCATATCATCTGATGAGTTCACAAGCGAAATG GTTGGAGCTAAATCACGTAATATGGCTTATGTAAAAGGAAAACTTCCATCTTGGGTTGGAATTCCTACATCGGTTGCCCTACCATTTGGATCATTTGAGAAGGTTCTTTCAGAAGATTCAAACAAG GCAGTGGCTGAAAAGTTGGAAACTCTAAAGAAAAAGTTGAAAGACGGAGATTTTGATTCGCTCAAGAAGATTCGGGAAACAGTTTTACAGCTGGCAGCACCACACCAGTTG GTGCAAGAGCTGAAGACTACAATGAAGGGGTCAGGGATGCCTTGGCCTGGTGATGAAGGTGAACAACGGTGGGAACAAGCATGGACGGCTATAAAAAAG GTCTGGGCTTCAAAGTGGAACGAGAGAGCGTACTTCAGCACGAGAAAAGTGAAATTAGATCACGACTATCTTTGCATGGCTGTCCTTGTTCAGGAAATCATAAACGCTGACTATGCATTTGTTATTCACACAACTAACCCATCTTCAGGAGACTCATCAGAGATATATGCTGAG GTTGTTAAGGGGCTTGGAGAAACCCTAGTTGGAGCTTATCCTGGACGTGCTCTAAGTTTTATTAGCAAAAAGAATGATCTGGACTCTCCTCAG GTGTTAGGATACCCTAGCAAACCGATTGGCCTCTTTATAAAACGGTCTATAATCTTTCGATCCGATTCCAATGGTGAAGATCTCGAAGGTTATGCTGGTGCAGGTCTTTACGACAG TGTACCCATGGATGAGGAAGAGAAAGTCGTGGTTGACTACTCATCTGACCCGCTGATGGTTGACGGAAACTTCCGCAAGACAATCCTCTCTAGCATTGCTCGTGCAGGGAGCGCAATCGAGGAACTGTATGGATCTCCACAAGACATTGAAGGTGTGATCAGGGACGGTAAACTCTATGTTGTCCAGACAAGACCCCAAATGTGA
- the LOC103425500 gene encoding polygalacturonase At1g48100, which translates to MKRSRNSSTLLFLFLIVCVTFFTVSIDARTHHNKKSKPHNEHHEGKGGSHKSHFPGPAPAPLPPSGSRTTFPVLSFGAKGDGVSDDSKALLAAWKAACRVKGATVEIPSGFKFLVHPITLEGACMPDLVLQIDGTLLAPSKVGSWPDSGLLQWINLKYVHNFTIQGTGSVDGQGFDWWSKSNHVPKSKPTALRFYSGFDVTVRDIKILNSPQCHLKFDNSASIKVDNITITSPENSPNTDGIHLQNTKNVEIQHSTIGCGDDCVSIQTGCDNVHVHHIKCGPGHGISLGGLGGNQSTACVSNIIVNDISFNNTQLGVRIKTWPGGRGSVKNVSFSNIEVSNVGKPIVIDQNYCDNKLKKIMSKKNHRGAVAISGVKYERITGNYTQQPILLNCSSDTPCTDVDIIDIQLKPISEKLSSSPGLDWCQNSYGKTKAPLVPSSIDYCLGRDGSPLLKNIAKSHEKNIIC; encoded by the exons ATGAAGAGAAGTAGAAATTCATCTActctcctttttttatttttgattgtCTGTGTCACATTTTTTACAGTTTCAATTGACGCAAGAACTCATCACAACAAGAAGAGCAAACCACATAATGAACATCATGAAGGGAAGGGTGGCAGTCATAAATCACATTTTCCTGGCCCTGCTCCAGCCCCTCTTCCCCCCTCTGGTTCTCGAACAACTTTCCCCGTCCTGTCATTCGGAGCCAAGGGTGATGGAGTCTCCGATGATTCAAAG GCACTCTTAGCAGCATGGAAAGCTGCCTGCAGGGTTAAGGGGGCAACTGTCGAAATCCCATCAGGATTCAAGTTCCTCGTCCACCCCATAACACTTGAAGGCGCGTGTATGCCTGACCTTGTTCTTCAG ATAGATGGAACTCTCTTGGCTCCTTCAAAAGTAGGTTCCTGGCCAGATTCCGGTTTGTTACAATGGATAAACTTAAAATACGTCCATAACTTCACCATCCAGGGCACTGGTAGTGTTGATGGCCAGGGCTTTGACTGGTGGAGCAAGTCCAACCACGTCCCGAAATCGAAACCCACT GCTTTAAGATTTTATTCAGGCTTTGACGTCACAGTTCGCgatatcaaaattttaaacagcCCTCAGTGCCATCTAAAATTTGACAACTCTGCGTCGATCAAAGTTGACAACATTACCATAACTTCACCAGAGAATAGCCCAAACACTGACGGCATTCACTTGCAAAACACCAAAAATGTGGAAATTCAGCATTCTACTATTGGCTGTG GAGACGACTGTGTGTCCATACAAACAGGCTGCGATAATGTTCATGTTCATCATATTAAATGTGGCCCTGGCCATGGCATAAG TCTAGGAGGACTTGGAGGAAACCAAAGTACAGCATGTGTCTCAAACATTATTGTGAACGACATTTCATTCAACAACACTCAATTAGGAGTTAGGATCAAGACTTGGCCG GGCGGACGGGGATCTGTGAAGAATGTATCATTTTCGAATATCGAGGTTTCCAATGTGGGCAAACCTATAGTGATAGACCAGAACTATTGTgacaacaaattaaaaaaaattatgagcaAGAAAAACCATAGAGGAGCTGTAGCAATCTCAGGTGTTAAATACGAACGGATTACCGGGAATTATACACAGCAGCCTATTCTTCTAAATTGTAGCAGTGACACTCCATGCACAGATGTGGACATTATTGATATTCAGCTCAAGCCAATCTCTGAGAAGCTGAGTTCATCACCTGGACTTGATTGGTGTCAAAACTCTTACGGGAAGACAAAAGCTCCATTGGTTCCTTCAAGCATAGACTACTGCTTGGGAAGAGATGGGAGTCCACTACTCAAGAATATAGCAAAGTCACACGAGAAGAATATTATTTGTTAG